The following proteins come from a genomic window of Actinomycetota bacterium:
- a CDS encoding helix-turn-helix domain-containing protein, giving the protein MSGERRGVDNRLRTDKPVPRREPATAEGWRLAMEHPSEKFLRTSDVARMLHVSPKTVSRWAKEGRIPHLSTLGGHRRFPASEIERLMNELSGTRTGRTSQAG; this is encoded by the coding sequence ATGTCCGGCGAGCGCCGCGGCGTCGATAATCGACTCAGAACCGATAAGCCGGTCCCAAGGCGAGAACCGGCAACAGCCGAAGGGTGGCGATTGGCGATGGAGCATCCGAGCGAGAAATTCCTGAGAACGTCCGACGTCGCACGGATGCTTCACGTCTCGCCGAAGACCGTCTCGCGCTGGGCCAAGGAAGGGCGGATCCCCCACCTCTCGACCTTGGGTGGGCACCGACGCTTCCCAGCAAGCGAGATCGAGCGTCTCATGAACGAACTGTCCGGAACGCGTACTGGGAGAACCTCCCAGGCCGGATAG